The genomic region CTTGCTCTGTCCTTGTTTCTCTCTCGTCTCCTCAAACTTTGTGGTTTATAAATGACTAATGTAGCTTTCATCCTTTAAAAGGGCGGTGGTAATTAGATATGTGATAAATGGCCTTTCTTACTAAGAATTCCTCTCAGTTGAGCTTGTTGCGAAGGATTGATCAGTCATTTTCTGTCTTTCAGGTTCAGAAGTTCCAGTTTTGGAGCTAGCTAACTCAATTTGTGCAGAACAAGTTGGTGAGAAGTACATTATAAAAGATAAGGAGCGTGCTTTCTTTAAATCTTTGTACTTATACACAATTACtaccaattttaatttctaattgcTCCTCTTTTCAAACTTATGCTCAGCTTCAAAACATgcattaattttatcataagCACATTGTTCTGGGCTTATAtgtctaaataaaaaaatgcaagTCAAAGGCACAGTTGCTGgcaatttaatcttttttctttccttgcaCCCTGTAATAGTATAGCCGCattcttttcttgaatttttcattttcctatGAGTTAAGATTGCATTTGTGTGTGTGTGCACCTATGTGTTCTGTTGTGTGCAAAACATGAAATGTCAGTCATTTTACTTGTATTGAAGCTTATTTTTGACCTCGTGCAGTATTGCTCAAGACATTCTAGAATGAATCCTTCACATGTTGCAAGAGGTGGTGAATCCTTTAACATGGAGATACGAGATGAGCAAAGACGTGACTCATATGGTCGTAAAAAACCAGAGAATCTTAGCCAAGAAGCTGTCTCTCGTTCAAGCAATCTAAACCTGGAGGAAATACATAGAGGAAAAAGGCCAAAACAAGAGTATACTGAAGGCTATTCTAATACTCAGGACGAGCATTTTGGCTTTGAGGAAAATTATGAAGAGGAAGGTCCAAAACCAGAGTATACTGCTGACTCGAGCTTCTCTTTTGAATCTGCATGGGTGGAAGAAAAAGTTGACACAGAAATCACTGGATTCAGAATTCCCAGAGAACCAAAGTTTAAATCATGCAAGAGTGTTGATCGCATGGTAGCCAAACCTCCTTATTTTCTCTATGGGAATGTTGCCACTGTATCTTTGGACACTTGGGGCAAAAtatctcaatttttatatgCTGTTGAGCCTGAGTTTGTAAATACTCAGTTCTTCTCTGCATTGAGTAGGAAAGAAGGCTACGTGCACAATCTCCCTACTGAAAATAGGTTTCATATCCTTCCAAAGCCTCCAATGTCCATATTAGATGCAATGCCACATATCAAGAAATGGTGGCCATCATGGGATACGAGGAAGCAGTTGAGTTTTATCAATTATGAAACTAATGGATTATCTCAGCTCTGTGATAGGCTTGGAAGGATGCTGACTGATTCTCGAGGTTTAATTTCCTCTCAGCAAAAGAGAGACATTCTCCATCACTGCCATAAATTAAACCTTGTATGGGTTGGTCTGCACAAAGTGCGCCCTATAGAGCCAGAACATTTGGAACTCATTCTAGGTTACCCATTGAATCACACTCAAACTACTGAGGGTAGTTTAACTGAAAGGCTACATGCTCTCAGATACAGCTTCCAGATAGACACTTTGGGGTATCATCTCTCTGTGTTAAAGTCCATGTTCCCTGAAGGAATAACAGTGCTGTCACTTTTTAGTGGAATTGGTGGGGCAGAAGTTGCTTTACACCGCCTTGGCATTCATATGAAAGGTGTCGTCTCTGTGGAAACTTCTGAAACAAAGCGAAAGATCCTGAGAATGTGGTGGCGCAACAGTGGACAAACTGGGGAATTGGAGCAGATTGAAGACATTCAGAAGCTGacaactaaaaaaattgatagatTGATTGAGAGGTTTGGTGGGTTCGACTTCGTCATCTGTCAGAGCCCGTGTACTTGCGCTTCAGGAAATCCTAAAATGGAACAAAGGGCTGATGCACGGTCGGCTTTGGACTTCTCACTGTTTTGTGAGTTTGTTCGTGTTTTGCAGCGAGTAAGGACCCAAGTACAAAGAAAGAGGTAAccaaatagttaataaataaaaaaaattcttccCTTGCGTGCTTGTTCTGGAGTAGTGCAGCTTATTCAGGGATTATGAAGGTGGTAGTTCTAGGTGGCCTAATTATCATTGATGCTTATACATTAATGGTTTTGTTGTATATATGTTATTAGGCTCATCTTTGTCGCCTATTctgtaaaagaatataatataatactgtTGAAGTATTTTGTATCGAGTCTTTGGAAAAGAATGCCATAATGAAACCAAGAACAAGAACCAAGCTACTAGTCAGTTTGTCTTCTGTAAAGACGAGAGGTTATATATTGCTGCCAATTGGCATCGCTAAAGGCCACAAGTCGATGAAGGGCTCCGAAGGAAACCCACAAAATGGTGACCCTATCCATAGAGAAAGAAGGCAGGGCCTACCAAGTAAAACAACAGGGTTTTTTGTCGTTTGCCCTATAAAAAAACATTACGATTGAAAGACATGAGGAGCAGCAGCGAAACTTTAAGTTTGGTGGGTTTGGGGACGAAA from Ricinus communis isolate WT05 ecotype wild-type chromosome 9, ASM1957865v1, whole genome shotgun sequence harbors:
- the LOC8261319 gene encoding probable inactive DNA (cytosine-5)-methyltransferase DRM3 isoform X4, with the protein product METNPSSSEPIFGLFGGEDNVDLLLEILMECSDPQKSNSQSSDSLDTLFNDKDASNPPEYSKFGQPKEEPDVFGFDDSKRASLLHMNFSAEEVDFAMEKLGTDAPVDEIVDFITAAQVAANFDEERDDELEHDVEQNKDISNEALFGTMEKTLNLLEMGFSENEISLAIERFGSEVPVLELANSICAEQVGEKYIIKDKYCSRHSRMNPSHVARGGESFNMEIRDEQRRDSYGRKKPENLSQEAVSRSSNLNLEEIHRGKRPKQEYTEGYSNTQDEHFGFEENYEEEGPKPEYTADSSFSFESAWVEEKVDTEITGFRIPREPKFKSCKSVDRMVAKPPYFLYGNVATVSLDTWGKISQFLYAVEPEFVNTQFFSALSRKEGYVHNLPTENRFHILPKPPMSILDAMPHIKKWWPSWDTRKQLSFINYETNGLSQLCDRLGRMLTDSRGLISSQQKRDILHHCHKLNLVWVGLHKVRPIEPEHLELILGYPLNHTQTTEGSLTERLHALRYSFQIDTLGYHLSVLKSMFPEGITVLSLFSGIGGAEVALHRLGIHMKGVVSVETSETKRKILRMWWRNSGQTGELEQIEDIQKLTTKKIDRLIERFGGFDFVICQSPCTCASGNPKMEQRADARSALDFSLFCEFVRVLQRVRTQVQRKR
- the LOC8261319 gene encoding probable inactive DNA (cytosine-5)-methyltransferase DRM3 isoform X3 encodes the protein MLCTYRFKETNPSSSEPIFGLFGGEDNVDLLLEILMECSDPQKSNSQSSDSLDTLFNDKDASNPPEYSKFGQPKEEPDVFGFDDSKRASLLHMNFSAEEVDFAMEKLGTDAPVDEIVDFITAAQVAANFDEERDDELEHDVEQNKDISNEALFGTMEKTLNLLEMGFSENEISLAIERFGSEVPVLELANSICAEQVGEKYIIKDKYCSRHSRMNPSHVARGGESFNMEIRDEQRRDSYGRKKPENLSQEAVSRSSNLNLEEIHRGKRPKQEYTEGYSNTQDEHFGFEENYEEEGPKPEYTADSSFSFESAWVEEKVDTEITGFRIPREPKFKSCKSVDRMVAKPPYFLYGNVATVSLDTWGKISQFLYAVEPEFVNTQFFSALSRKEGYVHNLPTENRFHILPKPPMSILDAMPHIKKWWPSWDTRKQLSFINYETNGLSQLCDRLGRMLTDSRGLISSQQKRDILHHCHKLNLVWVGLHKVRPIEPEHLELILGYPLNHTQTTEGSLTERLHALRYSFQIDTLGYHLSVLKSMFPEGITVLSLFSGIGGAEVALHRLGIHMKGVVSVETSETKRKILRMWWRNSGQTGELEQIEDIQKLTTKKIDRLIERFGGFDFVICQSPCTCASGNPKMEQRADARSALDFSLFCEFVRVLQRVRTQVQRKR
- the LOC8261319 gene encoding probable inactive DNA (cytosine-5)-methyltransferase DRM3 isoform X1, whose translation is MQLISFSNSNAVLSWLTAEASGHDKMRKVHNGETSSNQKTTVPKPEMLDFDFPSDFIYSSQLGETAASSSASDVRSFLTGMGFLPSLVDKVIQENGEDNVDLLLEILMECSDPQKSNSQSSDSLDTLFNDKDASNPPEYSKFGQPKEEPDVFGFDDSKRASLLHMNFSAEEVDFAMEKLGTDAPVDEIVDFITAAQVAANFDEERDDELEHDVEQNKDISNEALFGTMEKTLNLLEMGFSENEISLAIERFGSEVPVLELANSICAEQVGEKYIIKDKYCSRHSRMNPSHVARGGESFNMEIRDEQRRDSYGRKKPENLSQEAVSRSSNLNLEEIHRGKRPKQEYTEGYSNTQDEHFGFEENYEEEGPKPEYTADSSFSFESAWVEEKVDTEITGFRIPREPKFKSCKSVDRMVAKPPYFLYGNVATVSLDTWGKISQFLYAVEPEFVNTQFFSALSRKEGYVHNLPTENRFHILPKPPMSILDAMPHIKKWWPSWDTRKQLSFINYETNGLSQLCDRLGRMLTDSRGLISSQQKRDILHHCHKLNLVWVGLHKVRPIEPEHLELILGYPLNHTQTTEGSLTERLHALRYSFQIDTLGYHLSVLKSMFPEGITVLSLFSGIGGAEVALHRLGIHMKGVVSVETSETKRKILRMWWRNSGQTGELEQIEDIQKLTTKKIDRLIERFGGFDFVICQSPCTCASGNPKMEQRADARSALDFSLFCEFVRVLQRVRTQVQRKR
- the LOC8261319 gene encoding probable inactive DNA (cytosine-5)-methyltransferase DRM3 isoform X2, with amino-acid sequence MRKVHNGETSSNQKTTVPKPEMLDFDFPSDFIYSSQLGETAASSSASDVRSFLTGMGFLPSLVDKVIQENGEDNVDLLLEILMECSDPQKSNSQSSDSLDTLFNDKDASNPPEYSKFGQPKEEPDVFGFDDSKRASLLHMNFSAEEVDFAMEKLGTDAPVDEIVDFITAAQVAANFDEERDDELEHDVEQNKDISNEALFGTMEKTLNLLEMGFSENEISLAIERFGSEVPVLELANSICAEQVGEKYIIKDKYCSRHSRMNPSHVARGGESFNMEIRDEQRRDSYGRKKPENLSQEAVSRSSNLNLEEIHRGKRPKQEYTEGYSNTQDEHFGFEENYEEEGPKPEYTADSSFSFESAWVEEKVDTEITGFRIPREPKFKSCKSVDRMVAKPPYFLYGNVATVSLDTWGKISQFLYAVEPEFVNTQFFSALSRKEGYVHNLPTENRFHILPKPPMSILDAMPHIKKWWPSWDTRKQLSFINYETNGLSQLCDRLGRMLTDSRGLISSQQKRDILHHCHKLNLVWVGLHKVRPIEPEHLELILGYPLNHTQTTEGSLTERLHALRYSFQIDTLGYHLSVLKSMFPEGITVLSLFSGIGGAEVALHRLGIHMKGVVSVETSETKRKILRMWWRNSGQTGELEQIEDIQKLTTKKIDRLIERFGGFDFVICQSPCTCASGNPKMEQRADARSALDFSLFCEFVRVLQRVRTQVQRKR